Within Macaca nemestrina isolate mMacNem1 chromosome X, mMacNem.hap1, whole genome shotgun sequence, the genomic segment agagaaagtttgagtggtcagGATAGAAGATGAAAACAGCTGCAACACTCCCTTAAGCCAGAGTCTAATTCAGAGCAAGACCCAAACCCTCTTCAAGTCcatgaaagctgagagaggtgaagaagctgcagGAGAAACGTGTGAAGCTAGAAGAGGGTGGTTtgtgaggtttaaggaaagaagccgtctccataacataaaagtgcaaggtgaagcagcaaaccctgatggagaagctgcagcaacttacccagaagatctagctaagatcactgatggAGGTGGCtccactaaacaacagattttcaatgtagataaactagccttctattggaaggagatgccatctaggactttcatagctagagtgGATTGACTCCaactttgaaagaagttctactgtgggtaaaatgctatccaaTAGCATCACATACTACAGAGAAATCCTTCAAGAAAGGGAGAGCTAATTGATGTGGCAAATTTCattgttgtgttattttaagaaactgccacagccactCCACCCTTCAGCAACCAACACTTTGATCAgccagcagccatcaacactgtggcaagaccctccaccagcaaaaagagtgtgactcactgaaggctcagaagactgttagcatttttaacaatgaattattttaaaattaaggtatgtacatttttagacataatgctattgcacacttagtaGACTgaagtatagtgtaaacataatgTTTTTATGCActgcaaaaccaaaaataaaaaatgtgtgtgactcactttattgcagtggtctggaaccgaacctgcaatatctctgaaGCACATCTATATTGGGTATCAGGCATTGAACTGAGTAAGATATGATTGCAGGTCATCACAGATAGAATTGATTGAGCACCTTTCATGTCATCAGGCCTTCTAGATTAAATGTAATGTTTCCAAACAACTTATGAACTGTGATTCTTTATTTCCATCTTATGGACTAGGAACCTGGCGCTGAGGAAATTTGGAAGACTTGCCCCAAGTCACATGGTTTTTGTATGGGTGACAACTCAAGTCTATGTCTCTGGAAGTCATGTCTAACATCTCATCTGGAGCTGGGCGAGCTCCTCAGCCCAGCCTGGACCCAGGCTTGTCTGGGATCCATGCCACACACCCAGTCCCCACACCTGAACATAGCCAGGGAAGCCAGAGGGGTCATTCCCAAATTGTTTCCTCTTACCAGATCTCTTGTTAATCTTCTCAGAGGTACTTGGTTTCCTCGGGGGGCACAGCTGTTTCCCACCATTTCGTGGGCCAGATGCCTCTGCCACTTGCTTcgaatcattttctttctctgctggCTTCTTGGGCATGATCTTTATAATGTGAAGGTCACAGATAAACAGTATCAGTGACATTTCTATAGTGCTTTTGAGCTTACAAAGCGTCTTCACATGCATTACCTTAATCAATGTTCTCAACAACACTGGGAGAGTTTCATAGCCCTATATTAGGAGAAACCTGGGAGGTTAGAAGGGAAAGGAATGGCCTAAATGAATGGGCTTTCCAGGGATAGAATGCTTATCCTCACAGTCTTTTAAGACTGACATTCTTGCAAACAGCAAAAATCTCCATGTAATTGAGAGTGTCATATACAGAAGATTTGGAGAAGAATAGCATTCTAAGAATTCACAAGGTCTACAAAAGGAAGAGCTTCTATAAAATACAAGGGATCCCATATAAGCTTGTAGACAGCTACTGGGAGAGTAAATGTAAAAACATAGAGGGGGGACAAAACACTGCTGGGAAAGATAGTGTGGGGAGATGAAtacagggaagggagagagaaagaaatggttTGCTGAAATTAATCTAGGCAGCAAAGAAAGCAGTACCAGATATGACATACCACCCCACAGAGGCACCAACATTGAATGTGGAAATAAGTAAGGTGGTACCCATACCAATTTTGGTTACATTGGGATGTGTCACTGACCAACAGTCTtaacctacatttttttttcctttttttttcttttgacacagagtcttgctctgttgccaggcttgagtgcagtggcacgatctcgggtcactgtaacctctgcctcccgggttcaaacaattctcctgcctcagcctccagagtatctgggactacaggcaggctcTAACACGCGCCGCTAAGTtttctatctttagtagagacgaggtttcaccaagttggacACGTTGGTCTTGATatcttcacctcgtgatccacccgcctcagcttctcaaagtgctgggattacaattgtgagccaccgcgcccggcccttaagCTACTTTTTATTCAGCTTCCTCACTTACAAAATAGTCAACAACACATGTAAAATAGGCTAAGGGAAAGTGCTCTCTGAGCTTGTAAACACTGTTTAAAtgcagtaataataaaaaaactaataCTTTTGATGATCCTCTTTGAATTTGGTCTCCACACTGGCAACCCAACTCCCAGATTCCTTTACCCTCTAAACCAGAGTTGAATCTGCACTTGTGGGATCACTCATTCAGGAGCCTCCGAGGGATCCCCTGGGCTGGGACTGGGGCTTCCCGGATGCCCCAGGTGCAGACAaggccctcaaggagctcacagtagGGAGGGGCCAACAGTCAAAGCAATTCCTAAGCCATGCAAGTGGCCCCAGTAACAGATCAGAGGCCAGCTGGTCCTTCCTGTTGTGAGAGTGGGTGTCTCAGCTGAAGCACCAGCAGGCTCTATGGGGTAAAGCCCTAGTGAGCAACATCTGAACTTCATAAAAAAATGCAAACGTTAATGAGCTTTAAATGGCTTGGAACTCTGAATTAGACTACCACTGCCACTGCGCCCCAGGAAATTCTTTAAAATCTCTGTACCCCGATAGcctcattttattattatgttgctGATAACTAGGATCTAAAACATGAACTATGTATGATTCTTTACTTCCATTTCATGGACCAGGAATCTGAAACTCAGAGAACTTAGAACATTTGCGCCAAGTCACATGGCTTTTATATGGACGACAACTGAAGTGTGTGACTCATTATTATCTGGAGATAATAACAGAAACAACATCATAGAGGTCTtcttaaggattaaataaattaacccATGTGAACTGTTTAAAATAGTATCTGGCATcactatgaaaacaaaagaagtatTAAGGATCACAACTGTTAGTATTATCAAGCTGTCGGTGCTACATCAGGTGTTGTGATACACATGGGGAGAAGGAGGCAGTGAGGGCATTTTTTATATTCTCCCACTGTTACCAGTGTTTGCATCTGTGGAGGGACAAAGCTTCTCTGGTCCTTTAGATTTGAGAGATACTCACCTTTGGGAAGATTCCCTGGAGCCTGCCGGAAGTCATCTGAGGATGTTCAACTGAAAGAGAATACAtcagaatttttctttgttggtaaaGATTTCCAAACTAGAGAGACTTCTGTAGTATCAGGGTATGCTGCAGCAGAGGGTTATGAGTCCACTCATTGTTGAGGAGTTATTTGAAATTTGCTTCTGAATTATGTTTAGTAATGGTTACTGCATTTATCTGTGGCATCAGCTCAGAATTATCCATCTTATGGTTTATCAAATGGGAACTAAATCCCATCACAGTCTCATCTTATTTCATTACGTGTCTTTTACTTTTTCCCAAATAGTTAAATTGATTGTTTAGGAATCTGAACTGTATCCACTCAAGATGTGCAACAGCTGAAAATCTCTCTACACTTGAAATGGGTGAATCTTATGGTATGCCAATTAAGCTGTTAAATGTGTGACGAACCCATGGATGATTTAGTCCAGTGGCtctgaaatattttcagtataaAGACACTCCTTTAATGTCAAAAACTTGGCAGATACTCAAGCACTGGATTTTCAGACCTCTTATAGTGATTGTGGGAGATGGTAGAATCTGGCCTGTTTAGTTGGGGAGTAATAGGTCTATTGGAGACAGTTTGGACATTTTGACCTTGTCTTATAACTGTGTTCTCAGAGCAGAAGAGCAGGTAAACACATATGTCCCCTTTATATTCCTGAAATGCACAAAGATCTCTACTCAAGAACCCGTCTGTTTTTCACCCTATattatctctgctcactgagaaGTGGGAAAGCTCTCTGTGTGTTGGATAAGGGATCACTCTTTCAAACCCTCTTCCAAGCTCAACACGGAGAACAGGGGTTGTTGCAGAATGTGAGGACTATTTGGTTTTgataaaatacagagaaacagcGATCTTTATTACATAATGTGTTCATCACTCTCTCTTAAGATACTTATTCAATACCCACATGCTGTTAATGAAACAAACTCTGGAAGTTTTTGGCGGATCTacagttttaacattttctttttttcacctttaacattttcttaaatgtccTTTGATTCATTAACAGTGCTTAGGAAGAACAACAcgttctttaaaaaagaaatatttcaaacccACAGAAAAGTATGGGGAATAAAATTGAGTCCAGTCGGGTCTCAACATTACCTCACAGTTATCTTAgatctgatttatttattcagaatatTAGCAATAGTATAAACAGTCCAggagtggtagctcatgcctgtaatcccagcactttgggaagctgaggcaagtggatcacctgaggtcatgtaGTTTGAggtcagactggccaacatggtgaaaccctgtctctaccaaaaatacaaaaattagctggatgtgggggtgggtgcctgtaatcccagctacttgggaggttgaggcagcagaattgcttgaacctgagaggtgcaggttgcagtgagctcagattttgctattgcactccaggctgggtgacaagagcgaaactcaaaaacaaaacaaaacaaacaaacaaacaaaacccaaaaaacgcAAAACATACTATCAATAAGTCACAGCTGAAGCTGTCTGTGCAGCACTCACCaatccctgccctccctccctcctccactaCAGCCAGTCACCTTAATTTGATGGCTTTTTATTCACATTCAGGTTTGTATACATTTACCATTTACTTATTatccataaaaatatattttcttgttttgcatgttttagaattttatatgatTGGCCTCTGTAATTAATTTTCTGCatgcaatttcttttttcactcagcCCTGATGTGTATGAGGGAACAAATGTCTGAGGATCTTTCCCAGGTCGCTGAGCTGAAAAGCAACTGGGCTTGAGGAGACCCTTTCCAGCCCCTTCCCATCTACTCACCCTGATTCCCGCGGTTTCTATCATTATCAAAATCATTCCTGTGGAAGTCTGCAGCCCGTTTACTACACATGAAAGGTGGGAGGGTGACCttgaaacctagaaagaagcaaaACGTTTATTCTTTAAGAGACAAGcttaggcctggcacggtggctcatgtctgtagtaccagcattttgggaggctgaggctggaggattgcttgaggcgaGGCACTCAacacgagcctgggcaacatagagagacctctatatctacaaaatataaaataaaattagttccgcatggtggcacgtgcctgtagcctcagcttttccacaggctgggcaggaggattgcttgagctcaggagttcaaggctgcagtgagctatgattgcactactgcactctagcctaggtgacagagtgagactgactcatagaaaaaaaaaaaaaggtcaggagatcgagaccacagtgaaaccccgtctctactaaaaatacaaaaaattagccgggcgcggtggcgggcgcctgtagtcccagctactcaggaggctgaggcaggagaatggcgtgaacccgggaggcggagcttgcagtgagccgagatcgcgccactgcactccagcctgggcaacagcgtgagactccgtctcaaaaaaaaaaaaaaaaaaaaaaaagagagagagagagagagagagagagacaagccAAGAGACGGAAGGGAGGGTATGTGTGTTGGTTGAGGGGATGGAGGGATGCCACAGAGACAGCTGGGCTCATCAGAAAAGACGGTATGAGCAGGATACAGGTATGAGCTCCACTGTGGCCAGTCCCTGCCCTCAGCCCTGCAGGATACAGAAGAGCAGAACACCCAGAAGCTGCCTTGCGATTTTTCCCTACACAAAACGAAAATGTGGGGTACTTTCTGTAGCCTAAGAAGTAGCCAAAGCAGGAAAAGGGATGCTCATGTGTCCCCAGACTTCTGTGTACCTAGAACTTTCTGTTACCTAGTTTAGTCATGACCTCATAGTTTATCTTCATATACACATAGATGATTTTCTCTGAGGCTTTCATCTTTTCCCACTCTTTCTTAGAGAAGTACTGGGCAATATCATCGAa encodes:
- the LOC105493888 gene encoding protein SSX4-like, with amino-acid sequence MNGDNTFARRPRDDAQISEKIQKAFDDIAQYFSKKEWEKMKASEKIIYVYMKINYEVMTKLGFKVTLPPFMCSKRAADFHRNDFDNDRNRGNQVEHPQMTSGRLQGIFPKIMPKKPAEKENDSKQVAEASGPRNGGKQLCPPRKPSTSEKINKRSGPKRGKHAWTHRLRERKQPVIYEEISDPEEDDE